In a genomic window of Wyeomyia smithii strain HCP4-BCI-WySm-NY-G18 chromosome 1, ASM2978416v1, whole genome shotgun sequence:
- the LOC129729753 gene encoding zinc finger protein OZF-like translates to MRRIWKDNFSTLNIEDISENEEPIVLHIKEEIDNLNEDFVSPIKAIQKYEVNIKDDNLVAVLPIDEDLTEEDYAFECDECEETFASEQTLNQHKSTRHAEFSCKACGRVFGSIKSCRMHKAKCAVKSKKFRCEVCSTVCLNAKDFKIHNKVHASRERFKCETCNRSFATQSALANHTHVRTIKRRHFCDVCGKGFPTPNQLRRHTPLHSEDKSHECSICSKRFAVKDYLKLHMRTHIGAVKRFKCDICGKSFYASAELRKHYGVHTGERPLECSVCSKGFFNRHDLEHHTKSDHSEKLSKCDTCGMEFNTNHDLKMHISSNHNEISSFQCEICQKELGNMTLLKAHRKIHSHSQTFTCDHCDKVFIFAKSYRKHLLFHEQPTHCTICKREITAEKLSRHMRTHTNGKKTHGCGQCGKSFSLPCRLKAHLLLHERRAKQQLAALSSSGSGAAPG, encoded by the exons ATGCGGCGAATCTGGAAGGATAATTTTTCAACTCTAAATATTGAG GATATTAGTGAAAATGAGGAACCGATCGTTTTGCACATCAAAGAAGAGATAGACAATTTAAACGAGGATTTTGTGTCACCAATAAAAGCAATTCAAAAGTACGAAGTAAATATCAAAGATGATAATTTAGTTGCTGTCTTACCAATCGATGAAGATTTAACCGAGGAAGATTATGCCTTCGAATGTGACGAATGTGAGGAGACATTTGCAAGTGAACAAACCCTCAACCAGCATAAAAGCACCCGACACGCTGAATTTTCTTGCAAAGCCTGCGGAAGAGTTTTCGGTTCAATAAAAAGTTGTCGCATGCATAAAGCCAAATGCGCAGTGaagtcgaaaaaatttcgctgtgAAGTTTGCTCTACAGTCTGTTTGAATGCAAAGGATTTTAAGATCCACAATAAAGTGCATGCTAGTAGAGAGCGATTCAAATGTGAAACCTGTAACCGGAGCTTCGCTACCCAGAGTGCGTTGGCGAATCATACACATGTTAGAACTATAAAGCGGCGGCATTTTTGCGATGTTTGTGGTAAAGGGTTCCCCACACCAAACCAGCTGAGACGTCATACTCCTTTACATTCCGAAGACAAATCTCACGAGTGCAGTATATGCTCGAAGCGATTCGCTGTTAAAGACTATCTGAAGTTACACATGCGTACACACATCGGCGCAGTAAAACGATTTAAGTGTGATATTTGCGGTAAAAGCTTCTATGCTTCAGCCGAGCTGAGGAAACATTATGGAGTTCATACTGGCGAGAGACCGCTCGAATGCTCGGTGTGCTCCAAGGGATTTTTTAACCGTCACGATTTGGAACATCACACGAAAAGTGACCACTCCGAAAAACTATCCAAATGTGATACTTGTGGCATGGAATTCAACACGAATCATGATCTAAAAATGCATATATCGAGTaatcacaatgaaatttcatCTTTTCAATGTGAAATCTGTCAAAAAGAATTAGGAAACATGACGCTGTTGAAGGCCCATCGAAAAATTCACTCCCACAGCCAGACGTTCACCTGTGACCATTGTGACAAAGTGTTCATCTTCGCCAAAAGTTACCGTAAGCATCTGCTCTTTCACGAGCAGCCGACTCATTGTACGATCTGTAAGAGAGAAATTACTGCGGAAAAGCTAAGTAGGCATATGCGAACCCACACCAACGGTAAAAAGACTCATGGCTGCGGACAATGTGGAAAATCGTTTTCACTCCCGTGTCGCTTGAAAGCGCATCTTTTGTTACACGAACGCAGGGCAAAACAGCAGCTAGCCGCACTGTCCTCGTCCGGATCGGGTGCTGCTCCTGGTTAG
- the LOC129716638 gene encoding zinc finger protein 62 homolog, with the protein MDNQDNSETKNHIDLHIKKEPDYLNEDYFEVPIETIQKYEIKIEDDHCVDAAAVLPCDKVDKNVPKGNGLRCDVCGKTYKTVRTLRKHKCKGYISSTKLQYPVPVRYAKTSLQCNICSKQFADTYILQTHMILHTGGEQGLMCLVCRKRFPASSDLRKHYGVHTGERPHACRICFQGFSNLSDLEQHIEINHAAAKDYGIECDECEQIFVSEQVLSQHKSTRHAKFSCKLGCGKAFRSKEKLNVHEAKCTVNPKNPRCKVCSKVCLNAKGLKIHKKVHARERFNCETCNLSFVTQSALEKHIHINISKRRHVCEFCGKGFFKACQLKLHTPLHSSDKPHKCGICSKRFAVIHHLKLHMMRRHFGKQDPAE; encoded by the coding sequence ATGGATAACCAGGATAACAGTGAGACTAAGAATCATATCGATTTGCATATTAAGAAAGAACCAGACTATTTAAATGAGGATTATTTTGAGGTACCAATAGAgacaattcaaaaatatgagatAAAAATTGAAGACGATCACTGTgttgatgctgctgctgttcTACCATGCGACAAAGTGGACAAGAACGTGCCCAAAGGTAACGGTTTGCGGTGTGACGTCTGTGGCAAAACATACAAAACGGTTCGTACTCTGCGCAAGCACAAATGCAAAGGTTACATTTCATCAACCAAGCTGCAATATCCGGTTCCTGTGCGCTACGCAAAAACGTCTCTCCAGTGCAATATATGCTCTAAACAATTTGCTGATACATATATTCTTCAGACTCACATGATTCTACATACTGGGGGCGAACAAGGACTCATGTGTTTAGTTTGCAGAAAGCGCTTTCCTGCTTCATCCGACCTGAGGAAACATTACGGCGTGCATACTGGGGAAAGACCACACGCGTGCAGAATATGCTTCCAGGGGTTCTCCAACCTTAGCGATCTGGAACAACACATTGAAATCAATCACGCTGCTGCTAaagattatggcatcgagtgcGACGAATGTGAACAGATATTTGTAAGTGAACAAGTCCTCAGCCAGCATAAAAGCACCCGACATGCTAAATTTTCTTGTAAGCTTGGCTGTGGTAAAGCTTTCCGCTCGAAAGAAAAACTTAACGTTCATGAAGCCAAATGCACAGTGAACCCAAAAAATCCTCGGTGTAAAGTTTGCTCTAAGGTCTGTTTAAACGCAAAAGGTTTAAAGATTCACAAAAAAGTGCATGCTAGAGAGCGATTTAATTGTGAAACCTGCAACCTGAGCTTCGTCACCCAGAGTGCTTTGGAGAAACATATACATATTAACATCAGTAAACGACGGCATGTTTGCGAGTTCTGTGGGAAGGGTTTCTTCAAAGCGTGCCAGCTGAAACTGCATACTCCTTTGCATTCCAGTGATAAACCTCACAAGTGCGGTATATGCTCGAAGCGATTCGCTGTTATACACCATCTGAAGTTACACATGATGCGTCGACATTTCGGGAAACAAGATCCTGCTGAATGA
- the LOC129718556 gene encoding aurora kinase B, which translates to MTTTDRVYALDDLPQLIEGVSSEHVVGVTQSIVSMMSHPAYGKKYHWSKSDFELGCALGRGKFGRVYLAREKHSKFMVAMKVMFKSELVKGRVEKQLLREVEIQSRLKHPHILRLYTWFHDDRRIYLALELASQGELYKHLKASPNGRFNEKRAAKYTYQVADALNYCHANNVIHRDLKPENILLTDDDNVKLADFGWSAHTNSNRRKTMCGTLDYLPPEMVDGKIYDDSVDQWCLGILCYEFLVGYPPFESETTEATYDRIRRLEVDYPRHMSVGAKDLISKLLRKPSNSRITLVDVMKHFWIKESMAN; encoded by the exons ATGACCACCACGGATCGCGTGTACGCGCTGGACGATCTTCCCCAGCTGATAGAGGGTGTCAGCTCGGAGCACGTCGTCGGAGTCACACAGTCCATCGTCAGTATGATGTCCCATCCGGCCTACGGGAAGAAATATCACTGGAGCAAGTCGGACTTCGAGCTTGGTTGTGCCCTCGGGCGAGGAAAATTCGGTCGGGTGTATTTGGCTCGCGAGAAGCACAGCAAGTTTATGGTGGCTATGAAGGTAATGTTCAAATCGGAACTGGTTAAGGGACGGGTAGAGAAGCAGTTGCTGCGTGAGGTTGAAATTCAATCTCGATTGAA GCATCCTCACATTCTGCGATTGTACACTTGGTTTCACGACGATAGGCGAATCTATTTGGCACTGGAGTTGGCCTCGCAGGGTGAATTGTACAAACATTTGAAGGCGTCACCTAATGGACGGTTTAATGAAAAACGAGCAGCGAAATACACCTATCAGGTGGCGGACGCTCTTAACTATTGTCACGCTAATAATGTTATTCATCGTGATCTCAAACCGGAGAACATTCTTCTGACGGACGATGACAACGTTAAGCTGGCGGATTTCGGTTGGTCTGCTCATACTAACTCAAACCGACGCAAAACTATGTGCGGTACGCTCGACTATTTGCCCCCGGAGATGGTGGATGGCAAGATCTACGATGACTCGGTGGATCAGTGGTGCCTTGGTATTCTGTGCTATGAGTTTCTAGTTGGCTATCCTCCGTTTGAGTCGGAAACTACTGAAGCCACGTACGATCGGATTCGGCGGCTTGAGGTGGACTATCCGCGGCATATGAGTGTGGGCGCGAAGGATTTGATTTCCAAATTGCTGCGgaaaccgagcaactcccgcatCACGCTGGTGGATGTTATGAAACACTTTTGGATTAAGGAGAGTATGGCGAATTGA